TGAGAGGAAATGCCGGCCTGGGCCTCATATTTCCAGTAATTGCGCAGCACGATGCCGACATAGGCGCGGGTCTCATAATAGGGGATGGATTCGATATAGAGCAGCGGGTCGTCCTGGTCCTTGATTTCCTCGTTCCAGCGGCTCACCGGGGTGGTGCCGGCATTATAGGCGGCGATGACCTTGGGCAGAAGACCCTGGGTTTCGGGTTTCTTGCTCAGCGACTGGAGATAGAGCTGGCCCAGCGCCAGATTGGCCTCGGGCTTGGTCAGGTCGGCGGTGCTGATGTCAAGGCTGTAGGCGCGTGCCATGTCGGATGCGGTGCCGGGGCGCAGCTGCATCAGGCCGCGAGCATTGGCCGGGCTGACGGCATCGGTGCGAAACGCCGATTCCTGCCAGACATGGGCATAGACCAGCGCCGGATCGACTTTCCAGCCATTGACCGGGGTCCAGCTTGGCGTCGGGAAATAGGCCTGGTCGCCGAGACGGGCATTGGCCGGTGCATAATGGCCGAGCCATGCCTGTAGCGTTGGCATGCCAATATGACCAGCGAGCTTGACCAGCAGCGCATGATCGACGCCATGGGCACGGCGCGCTTCATGGCGGATGATTTCATCGGCAAGCGAGCCACGGCCAATATCGGCCAGCGCCATCGCCATTTTGGCGTTGCGGCTGCCCTCCAGTGCCTCGCGGTCGGCCCGGGTAAGTTTTGCCGATCCTGCTGGAGCCGCCAGTGACATGCCCAGCGCTTCACGCGCCAACAGGCTGTAGAGCGCATCCTTTTGCTGGGCAGCGGCGCGCAGTGCTGGTTCGACTTTGTGCGGCTGTCCCGCACGCATGGCGGCGCGCGAAGCCCAATAATAGCCGGCGCTTACCAGTTCGGGGTTATCGGCGAAGGTGCCAGTGCGGTGAAAAGCATATTCGGCATGGGCGTAATGACCCAGGCGCCATGCCGCCAGGCCTTTGACCCAGTAGCTGTCGGCGAGCCATGGGCCGGAACCCCGCACCGCCTGACCGGCAACATCAAAGGCCTTTGCCGGCTGATTCTCGATATAATAGGACCATGCGATACGCTGCAGCCATTCGGTACGGCTCTGTTCGCTGATGTCTTTTTCAACAGAGCGGAAATAGGCCATGGCCTGATCGGGATTGTCATTCTTGATCGCGTCAAGAATGGTACCTGCATGATGCCGGTGCAGTGCCTTGGCGCCTTTTACCGGTCGCGGCTTGCCGCGCACAGGCGGACCGGGGCGATAGGACAGGCGGCGGCGGGCATCGTCGATGCCGAGTTGCGTCGCACCGCGTCGGGTGGCGAGGCGACCGATCTGATCAGCTTGCGGGATATAGGGCGCTTCGCCTAGCAGCGTGATCAGCGGTTCGAGTTCGACACGCGGCGAATGCGCGGCGAGATAGAGTTCGGCGCGCAATATCGGTGACAGCAGGTCGTCTTGCGCGGCATCGGCCAGCTGCTGTGCGCGGCGCCAGTTACGGGCATCAAGCGCGATAAAAAAGTCGCGGGCTCGCTGTTCTTCAGTCCGGGACAGAATGTTGTGATCGACGGTATCGGCCGATGCATAATAGTCGTAGCTGGATGGTGCGCTCGCCGCTGTCTCGGCCTGTGCCGGGCTTACGGCAAGGGTGACGACACTAATTCCGGCCAGTGCTTTGAACATCCATCTGCCCCTTCAGTCTGAGCCAGTCTCTCCAGGCGGCGCGTTTCATTGCCGGCTTGGACGCCAATATGCGCGGGTGAAAGCTGGCACTGGCGGGCATATTGCTGCCATCATGGTTAATAAATCGTAACGAACGTCGGTTTTCGGCGAGATCATTGCCAGTAACGGCAATATTGGCGATTTTGCTGCATAGCATGACAGTTTGAGGCTGTAGCAACACCATCTGGTGCGCCACCAATTTGCGCCAGAGCGGTCTGGCCGCAAGCTCTGCTTCGGGATCGGCACAATATTGTGGCAGGATGCTGACAAAAGCGCATTGTTCGCGGGACAGACCAATCGCTTGCATAATCGCATCGAGCATGGCGCCGCTGCTGCCCGAAAACAGTGCATCGCTGTCATCCTCGCAGGGCATGTCGCTGACCAGCAGCAATTTGGGTTCTGTTCGCAATGTCGGTGGCAGGCGTGGGCCAATTCCGCTGCGGGTCTGCAATGCCTCGCTCTCGACCCACCATGGCAGCATCGCCTCAAGGCTTTCGGGAAGGGCAATGCTGCTATCGTCCGGGGCAGGAGGGGCTGCATCACCTTTAGGGGC
Above is a genomic segment from Pseudomonadota bacterium containing:
- a CDS encoding uracil-DNA glycosylase family protein, whose protein sequence is MTENSAPDPSLLTADALQGYWRWWQDLGVDSGFTETPGGWLDEPVSGTATKTTEPRSTSPSAAAAPKRAPKGDAAPPAPDDSSIALPESLEAMLPWWVESEALQTRSGIGPRLPPTLRTEPKLLLVSDMPCEDDSDALFSGSSGAMLDAIMQAIGLSREQCAFVSILPQYCADPEAELAARPLWRKLVAHQMVLLQPQTVMLCSKIANIAVTGNDLAENRRSLRFINHDGSNMPASASFHPRILASKPAMKRAAWRDWLRLKGQMDVQSTGRN
- a CDS encoding lytic transglycosylase domain-containing protein, whose amino-acid sequence is MFKALAGISVVTLAVSPAQAETAASAPSSYDYYASADTVDHNILSRTEEQRARDFFIALDARNWRRAQQLADAAQDDLLSPILRAELYLAAHSPRVELEPLITLLGEAPYIPQADQIGRLATRRGATQLGIDDARRRLSYRPGPPVRGKPRPVKGAKALHRHHAGTILDAIKNDNPDQAMAYFRSVEKDISEQSRTEWLQRIAWSYYIENQPAKAFDVAGQAVRGSGPWLADSYWVKGLAAWRLGHYAHAEYAFHRTGTFADNPELVSAGYYWASRAAMRAGQPHKVEPALRAAAQQKDALYSLLAREALGMSLAAPAGSAKLTRADREALEGSRNAKMAMALADIGRGSLADEIIRHEARRAHGVDHALLVKLAGHIGMPTLQAWLGHYAPANARLGDQAYFPTPSWTPVNGWKVDPALVYAHVWQESAFRTDAVSPANARGLMQLRPGTASDMARAYSLDISTADLTKPEANLALGQLYLQSLSKKPETQGLLPKVIAAYNAGTTPVSRWNEEIKDQDDPLLYIESIPYYETRAYVGIVLRNYWKYEAQAGISSQSAYGLTQGLWPRFPDKDAARIAGLDGEQDGGD